A stretch of DNA from Opisthocomus hoazin isolate bOpiHoa1 chromosome 15, bOpiHoa1.hap1, whole genome shotgun sequence:
GAGGGGACCTTGATTCTTTGAAGCAGCCAGAGGAGGAAGGTTGTCTACCCTTATAGAGAGGGAGGCATCACCAATGCTGAAGGAGCACAGGACTGTTAGCCTGTAACAAGGAAGGAGCAGGTAAGTCTTACATTCATATATAGGATATCCAGGACTAAGTATTACCTAAAGAGGTTTCCAGACACACCTGAGTTCACTGTCTCTTGAGATCCTGCGCAGTGGAAGGTCTGCCCACAATGCCCTCACCTCATTCTCATAATGAATCTTCTCCCCATCAGACTGCAAAGAAATAATAGCATTAGTGAAGGCATTCCCAATGCATGAATACCTCCCCATCGATCCTGACTACACACTTACCCAATACCTGGTCCCACAGCCATTCAGCGGGACATGAAACCAAACTCTGTCATTTGAAGACGACTTAAAAGCTGGCCGGCATGCAGGATCTCTGAGCCTAAGTGTATCCAAGTCTAGCGGTGGTGTAGTACTGCCAGCAAGGATTTCAAAATCCATGTACCCATCCTGGGTGCATACAGCAGCTGTAACAGAGGTTTACACAAGTTGTCATGCCAGTCAGTGAACCAAGAGCTACTGTGCTCTGGCTAGAGATGAACTAGTCCTTCACAGTGAAGTGAAAGAATGTGCCACatctggtcaacagctggctgaacatgagccagcagtgtgcccaggtggctaagaaggccagtggcatcctggcttggatcaggaatactaggtccagcaggagtagggaggtgattgtgcccctgtactcagcactggtgaggctgcaccttgagtactgtgttcagttttgggcccctcactacaagaaggacactgaggtgctggagtacatccagagaagggcaataaggCTGGTGAAGGCCCTGGAGAACAAGTATTATGGGGAacagctgaggctgtttagtgtagagaagaggaggctggggggggaccttattgccttctacaactacctgaaaggaggttgtagcaaggcaggtgctggtctcttctcccaagtaactagcaataggagaatacgcaatggcctcaagttgcatcagggcagttctggattggatattaggaaatatccAATATTAGGCTGCTCAGGGaattggagtcaccatcccttggtgtcttcaaaaaacatgtagttatggcacttcaggacacggtttagcaggcatgatggtgatgagtggatggctggaaacttgatcttagaggacttctccaaccttaatgattctatgatggatTACTATCTGAGCAGCACATGGGCCAAGTCATTGCAGAAGTCAGTCACTTACCTATTGGTGTGTGCTGGTCACAGGGACACTCTGGATGCAGCACCATTGTCACAGTCTCCCCATGGAAGCGAAAAGCCAGTTTCAATGAGGACATGTAGGACTGAAATCCTGAGCAGCTCTCCCCATGTAGCTGAAAAACAACAGTTACTCTCCTGGAGCGTAACTACAGGAGCTCATTTTAACACATGCACAAGTTAGAGCTTTTTCACTTGCCCTGTGGCCACAGTGCTCTCACACAGCTAGTTTCTTAATTTGCATGCCAAACACCAACCCACTCCAAGAGGAATATTTTCACCTCCAGCTGTTTTTGCCAAGAGACTTCATGAAACCCAAGTTGCCTTGGAGTGCTGCCCTACTTATTACAAAGTCAGTCTGCATTCATCTTAACCACAGTTGCACTCAGCCAGCCACAGGGCACACGGCTGACTTGACAGGTCAAGGTCAAAGCTACTGTGCTTGCATTCCCAGTAGATACCAAGGAATTGTACTCACATCAACCCCTGTGACCTGAGGATCAGAACTCACCCTGGACTTCAGGACTCCCCTGCTAATTGATAGCTCAACTCCTCTCTTCGTGTCCAGAGCAATCCCATTTTCCTGGAGCTCATCCATGGGGATGGTCTTATCTTCTACATCCACAGCCATAAGGGTCCCTGAGAAGGCTGGGATGGCAACAGTCATGTGTGTTGCATTACAGATTGCTGGACCTGCAACATCCTCATTAAATATAACACCAGTTTCCTCAGGGCAGAAGGAGGCCAGGTTCTGACCTTCTCCATGCATTACCTGGTGCACAAAGCATTCTTGACTCCACAGTCAGTCTATGATCTGGAGGGCCATACATAAGCTTGAGTGCCACAGTGTAGAGTACCTGATCATTGTGCTGACAAAGAATATACAGAGGTCTGTTAGAGAGTGCTTAGCTCATGAGCCATTGTAAGACCAATCCTGCAGGTCCACACACTACATCTGGTTCAGGACTGCTGCTATTCATGCTCACAACAGCAGTTCCTTCCCATTTCAACACCCTTTCAAAGAGGATCTGCTCCTGAGACTGCCAGTCAGACCTTCACAGGACAGGCTATGGCTAGGATCCTGCTTATGTAGATGCCCAtcagctgtgctgctgtctgAGGTGCACACTGTGCTTCCCCATTCTATAGGGCTGGGCAGTTCAGATAAAGCTATGCAAAGTCAAACAGCTTTGCGCACACCAGCTAAGCACAGCACCACATCAGCTCCGGCCATGACCCACAAGTGCTTTCCACAGACCTACAGGAGGCAGATACTCAGCCTCTGCTAGAGCAGCACTGTCTCCTCAGTGCCAACTCCGTTCACCTACCTTGTAGGAGACAACCCCAGTGGCAGTAAAGGCCACCTGAAAGATCAGGTTGTTGCCATCAGCTAGAAAGTTATAGCCTTGCTGCATGGCTTGCCCAAGGCTCAACTGATGTATTTTGGTTCCATCATCGACTGACAGAGTCCAGGTCATCGGAGCTGCTGGCACCTGCAAAGCAGGAGATCTTTCCTTAGGAAGGGAAGGCACAACCATACAAAAGCAACAAGGCATTACACAGTTCTTCACCCTGCAGGGCTGCCACCTCACAGGTTTTACATTCAAGTTCCCTATATTGATAACAGAATTAGGCTTCTGAAAAATACCCAAGTATCCCATAGAGGTAACTCCTCCCCCTTGGAGACATCAGGCTCCATTTAGGAGCAAAACCCAGGCACTCCCCCACTCTCCCTTTGCAAGGCAGAAGGCACATACCATATGCTCATCACTGAAGCTTGGAACAAGTCTTGGGAAAGTAATCTGAAACACAGTACCAGGATTAGATCACAGGAACAGAGATTAGACAGTGGTCACAACCCCACAACTTCCTAAGAAAAAATCTCTACTATAGTTTTCCAAAGCCAACAGCTGGCACCAGCATCCCAGTTTCCCTTGCAACAGGGCTGGAGCCAGACCATGTGCATCATTAATGACTATTTGCAAACTAGCTCTTTGAAGAGCTAGTGGTCATACAGCCAACAGACCTCCCTGAAGCTGGCCAGAGCTTTCCCCAAATCCCAGCCACACAGTTCCAGGAGACTGCCATCCTGCCTTACAAGCCTCTAAGCAGGATCTATAGCTCTCCCATTCCTCCACTTACTGCCATGAAGTCTTTTGTACAGTTTGTTGCACCAGCAAAGAAAGGAGTAATGATTTCATCAGCATGAACATTATTGCACTGAGCGCTGCAGGTTacattctcctcctctcccactgtGTCATTCACCATCAGCCTCAATCTTAGCTGGTGCTGACCATGCTGTGGAAGAGACATTAAttagaaaaaagcagcagtgcttACTGCAGCGTGAGGACAACTAAAAGCCATCAAGACTAAACTCCAAGTTGTTTTAGGTGTTTGTACTAGTGCAAGGACAATTGTTATTTTAAGAGTACCATGGAAAAGGATGGGTTGCCTAGGAAAGCATGGGGTCACAAGGCTAGATTGAAGAGCAGAAGATACTGGAAGAACTACAGGAGTCAAGAAGAAAGCTTCAAAGACTGGCAGGTTGTAGCACAAGAGTCAGCTGTTCAAAAAACAAGCTAATAAATGCCAAAACCAAGAGTCTTGTGGTATTTCAAATGCCTAAAAGCAAGATACCAGTAAAGCCTGGTTTTGAGGCTAGTTTGGGTTGGTCCCCCTCTTATTACTCTACCTCAACAGCTATGAGCAGCATATCTTGTTGACTGCTCTGTCAATACACATATGTGTAGAGTGATGCTATGAAACTCTTGAAACTGGCTCGTGTCCCTACAAGATACCCATTAAAGTAGCTCAATTCCTTTACAGGACAATACAACATTTACAGCAGTATCTGAGGGGGTTTAATCCACAGTTGAGAGAACAAGAATTCTAGTAACTATTTTTCAACTTCAGTATAAGTATTTCCACTCTTGAAGAAAGTTAGAGccagaaaccccacaaaacccagccctggggaggagaaaaatCCATCACTCCACCACAGCAGCTTCCCAGACTGAAAGCTCCTTTACCTCCAGGCTAGTACAGTTGACAAacatgacactgagcaacagcctcTCATAATCCACAGTGTGGTCACAGGACACCATCTCCTCACCACTTGCATCTAGGGAGAAGGTGGAAGATTAGCCCTAGACAGGCACCTGCTTCCAGACTACAGTAGGAAGGGCCAAGCCAGGGCAGTAGCAATACATACCAACAACACACACATGCCAGGAGTAGTTGCCAAGCTCTCTGGAAAACTCAACTTCCATCCCATCCCTATGACAGCTCACGCTCTCTGTAGAGGGAAGACCACCATCAGCTCTACCATCACTCTTCTGGAGGCACACACTCTGCAAgccctccagccagccctgcttcAGAGAcccctt
This window harbors:
- the ZP2 gene encoding zona pellucida sperm-binding protein 2, which translates into the protein MLLCRLFCMRLLLLFGLLLPLASCADGLGDQDLLESVSCHRDGMEVEFSRELGNYSWHVCVVDASGEEMVSCDHTVDYERLLLSVMFVNCTSLEHGQHQLRLRLMVNDTVGEEENVTCSAQCNNVHADEIITPFFAGATNCTKDFMAITFPRLVPSFSDEHMVPAAPMTWTLSVDDGTKIHQLSLGQAMQQGYNFLADGNNLIFQVAFTATGVVSYKHNDQVLYTVALKLMYGPPDHRLTVESRMLCAPGPAICNATHMTVAIPAFSGTLMAVDVEDKTIPMDELQENGIALDTKRGVELSISRGVLKSRLHGESCSGFQSYMSSLKLAFRFHGETVTMVLHPECPCDQHTPIAAVCTQDGYMDFEILAGSTTPPLDLDTLRLRDPACRPAFKSSSNDRVWFHVPLNGCGTRYWSDGEKIHYENEVRALWADLPLRRISRDSELRLTVLCSFSIGDASLSIRVDNLPPLAASKNQGPLSLVLLSYPEDSYRQPYRDDQYPIVRYLQQPIFLEVQVLNRNDPNLHLVLDDCWATASQDPSSLPQWNIVVDGCEYDLDSYRTVFHSVGHGVSYANYRQRLEVKAFAFVSGDKALPGLVYFHCSVLICDRFQPDSPLCMTRCPRPSRSKRESGMPAVNSAVVSLQGPVLLVPEGWSATQGNALLSKEAWTGITMTAVGTLSMVAIVLLFLAFLKCLKRRASMVNVVC